The Daucus carota subsp. sativus chromosome 2, DH1 v3.0, whole genome shotgun sequence genome includes a window with the following:
- the LOC108206587 gene encoding uncharacterized protein LOC108206587: MAVMERLRIFVAQEPIVAASCLIAGFGLFLPAVVRPILDSYESSKQVPQPALSDVVAGMTGKKQG, encoded by the exons ATGGCAGTAATGGAGAGGTTGAGGATATTCGTAGCTCAAGAGCCCATCGTCGCTGCTTCTTGCCTTATTGCTGGATTCG GCCTCTTTCTTCCAGCCGTAGTGAGGCCCATACTTGATTCTTATGAATCATCCAAGCAAGTACCTCAACCTGCTCTTAGTGAT GTGGTTGCAGGTATGACGGGTAAAAAGCAGGGGTAA
- the LOC108208085 gene encoding kinesin-like protein KIN-14I — MSRLDFSVVEMVDDVIQQHGKRLSDIDLASRKANEASERRKEAAGWIRKMLGSVGAKDLPDQPTEDEFRIGLRSGIILCNVLNKMQSGVVPRVVAAPSEAVVIPDGAALSVYQQLENVRNFLVAAQGMGIPTFEASDLEQGGKTSRLVNCVLAMKSYSEWKDRGGHGVWKYGGNLKQSPCTKQFVLKNSDAFMNSFMKSLSSEKSLDGLSSEDPEHNLTEMDSSRPFYSLIRKFLADKKQEEIPIIMENLLNKVTEEFERRLTVQNEEMKNGTTALDVSCTNNTLPSSLSGDMKMEDTEMSKLVKVESEGVFSDEVDSKVAKKNGLFQKQNQNLQDLKHTVSAARLDIQLMQTKYQEEINSLGQHLHSLAQAAAGYQKVLEENRKLYNQVQDLKGSIRVYCRVRPFLPGQPSRFSTVANADNGVLTLITPSKNGKEGRKSFNYNQVFGPSATQEKVFSDMQPLIRSVLDGYNVCIFAYGQTGAGKTYTMSGPNNPTDETLGVNYRALSDLFSISEQRKDIIHYDISVQMLEIYNEQVRDLLVTDGLHKKLEIRNNSQNGLNVPDANLVPVASTSDVMHLMDLGFKNRAVSSTTMNDRSSRSHSCLTVHVKGKNLTSGTVLRGCMHLVDLAGSERVDKSEVVGDRLKEAQHINKSLSALGDVIASLAQKNAHVPYRNSKLTQLLQDALGGQAKTLMFVHISPESDALGETISTLKFAERVSTVELGAARANKDSTDVKELKEQIASLKAALANKEGEGNPQESKLSRMMSAGSTNSNTSWQGVGNIEVNNNNLKSLQRRNSLDPRDLLEGSATCVGEDMIHKQNGVNMNGREEDDHKLSKMPSQKYFADPTKIYPESDILNHDMNRIRHEVTTTDDYDELDALTTDSSEADFLCQPNVPKTTSIPTLKGSTLKTTTPKKAKFPETRSLIPQPSARRQSTGTVPTMAKNARRPVSGDGRRKTGNAKLEKR, encoded by the exons ATGAGTAGGCTGGATTTTTCTGTTGTGGAAATGGTGGATGATGTTATTCAGCAACATGGAAAGAGATTAAGCGATATTGATCTTGCCTCAAGAAAAGCTAATGAAGCTT CcgaaagaagaaaagaagcGGCAGGGTGGATAAGAAAAATGTTGGGAAGTGTTGGGGCTAAGGATTTGCCTGATCAACCTACAGAAGATGAATTTAGGATCGGGTTGCGGAGTGGGATTATTCTTTGCAATGTTCTTAATAAGATGCAATCTGGTGTTGTTCCAAGA gTAGTTGCAGCTCCTTCGGAGGCTGTTGTTATACCTGACGGGGCAGCTTTGTCTGTATACCAACAGCTTGAAAATGTTAGGAACTTCCTTGTAGCAGCGCAGGGAATGGGGATTCCAACCTTTGAAGCCTCTGATCTGGAACAG GGTGGGAAAACTTCAAGATTAGTGAATTGTGTCCTAGCAATGAAATCATATAGTGAATGGAAAGATAGAGGTGGACATGGAGTATGGAAGTATGGTGGAAACCTTAAACAATCTCCCTGTACGAAGCAATTTGTACTAAAGAATTCAGATGCATTTATGAACTCTTTTATGAAAAGCTTGTCAAGTGAGAAGTCTCTGGATGGTTTATCTAGCGAAGATCCTGAACACAATCTTACCGAAATG GATAGCTCCCGCCCCTTTTATTCTCTGATCCGCAAATTTCTTGCTGATAAGAAGCAAGAAGAAATTCCTATT ATAATGGAGAATTTGTTAAATAAAGTGACGGAGGAATTTGAGCGCCGCTTAACAGTCCAAAATGAAGAG ATGAAAAATGGTACAACAGCTTTGGATGTCTCTTGCACGAATAATACCCTCCCAAGTTCCCTGTCTGGTGACATGAAG ATGGAAGATACAGAAATGTCAAAGTTGGTTAAAGTTGAAAGTGAAGGGGTATTTAGTGATGAAGTTGATTCCAAGGTTGCAAAGAAAAATGGGCTTTTCCAAAAACAAAACCAGAATTTGCAG GATTTGAAACATACTGTTTCAGCTGCAAGACTGGATATACAGCTTATGCAAACGAAGTATCAAGAGGAGATCAATTCTCTAG GTCAGCATCTGCATAGTCTAGCTCAGGCTGCTGCAGGTTACCAGAAAGTTCTAGAGGAAAACCGCAAGTTATACAATCAAGTGCAAGACCTAAAAG GGAGTATTAGAGTCTATTGTCGTGTGCGACCTTTCTTGCCTGGACAACCAAGTCGATTTAGCACCGTGGCTAATGCAGATAATGGGGTTTTAACCCTCATTACTCCTTCAAAAAATGGGAAAGAGGGACGGAAGTCATTTAATTACAATCAAGTGTTTGGTCCATCTGCAACCCAAG AAAAGGTATTCTCGGACATGCAACCTCTAATTCGTTCTGTTCTTGATGGATACAATGTATGTATTTTTGCTTATGGTCAAACAGGAGCAGGCAAAACTTATACTATG AGTGGCCCGAATAATCCTACAGACGAAACATTAGGTGTAAACTACAGGGCATTAAGTGATTTATTTTCAATCTCAGAACAGAGAAAAGATATTATTCATTATGACATTTCTGTTCAGATGCTGGAAATATATAATGAGCAAGTCAGGGATCTCCTTGTGACAGATGGTCTTCACAAAAAAT TAGAAATTCGTAACAATTCACAGAATGGTTTGAATGTACCAGACGCAAATCTTGTACCGGTTGCATCTACATCTGATGTTATGCATTTGATGGACCTTGGATTTAAAAATCGTGCAGTTAGTTCAACTACCATGAATGATCGTAGTAGTCGTTCTCACAG TTGCCTGACCGTCCATGTTAAAGGAAAAAACTTGACGTCAGGCACAGTTCTTCGTGGCTGTATGCATCTGGTCGACCTGGCTGGAAGTGAAAGGGTTGATAAATCTGAAGTCGTGGGAGATAGATTAAAGGAGGCACAACATATTAACAAATCTCTTTCAGCTCTTGGAGATGTAATTGCTTCTCTCGCCCAGAAAAACGCACATGTCCCATATAGAAACAGTAAACTGACGCAACTGCTTCAAGATGCTCTTG GAGGACAGGCTAAGACCTTAATGTTTGTTCACATCAGTCCAGAGAGCGATGCTTTAGGCGAAACAATTAGCACACTTAAATTTGCTGAACGGGTTTCTACTGTTGAGCTAGGTGCTGCTCGAGCAAACAAAGATAGTACTGATGTGAAGGAGTTAAAAGAACAG ATTGCTAGTCTTAAGGCAGCCTTAGCAAACAAAGAGGGAGAAGGAAATCCTCAGGAATCCAAGCTGTCGCGAATGATGTCTGCTGGGTCTACAAACTCAAATACTAGCTGGCAGGGTGTTGGGAATATTGAG GTCAATAATAACAATCTAAAAAGCTTACAGAGACGAAATAGCTTAGATCCTCGGGACTTGCTTGAAGGTTCTGCTACCTGTGTTGGTGAAGATATGATCCATAAGCAAAATGGAGTAAACATGAACGGAAGGGAAGAAGATGATCATAAGTTGTCAAAGATGCCTTCTCAAAAATATTTTGCTGACCCTACCAAGATATACCCTGAGAGTGACATCCTAAATCATGACATGAATAGGATTAGACACGAGGTTACTACAACTGATGATTACGATGAGTTGGATGCTTTAACTACTGACTCTTCTGAGGCAGACTTCCTTTGTCAACCTAATGTTCCCAAAACCACCAGTATCCCAACTTTAAAGGGGTCAACACTTAAGACAACAACTCCAAAGAAGGCAAAATTCCCAGAAACGAG GAGTTTAATTCCACAACCATCAGCACGTAGACAATCAACAGGGACAGTTCCAACAATGGCAAAGAATGCAAGGAGACCCGTATCTGGAGACGGGAGGAGAAAAACAGGAAATGCAAAGTTAGAGAAACGTTGA
- the LOC108205667 gene encoding uncharacterized protein LOC108205667, with protein sequence MMAAAEARAAWQRANRCFVQEDAKRAPKLACCPSSGASTKQIDSGPASATDGHEYRVPGFVPLNNNPSYTSVPPDTKWWLQLQPNYGSQRGSSNEQLDNLEAEMNICGAGFASLNIKSCQVHSKNVGALVTKNSNLEPSCATESRVCASFIKKEPLVNKQDLKAVYTKSVQEPVRVKDGEESYEFIEMDHVDSASFKTSDVSCFDSESPFSVSGKSDFWWKTADSVELASLVAQRSIDLVENCDLPQPQTIHMKRGFPQFQTTHMKRDLSQPQKKNLKSEAYACVESSDHARSIKLSGDLKPQSADLNIPTGHKSGSSTSGCAFSNGSVEGSSKYGIDKPIRYNATKIGQTESQISAKDPCKAQILEALRHSQTRAREAEMAAKQAYAEKEHVVKLIFRQASQLFVYKQWLQLLQLENFYYQIKSNKNHPLSSLLPEVLPWTPLKIKKICKKGNRSKQGRPGCNISQYTLMFALGMSLVGAGLFLGWTIGWMLLPAL encoded by the exons ATGATGGCAGCAGCAGAAGCAAGGGCTGCTTGGCAAAGAGCTAATCGCTGCTTTGTGCAAGAAGATGCAAAAAGAGCTCCAAAACTAGCTTGTTGCCCATCTTCGGGAGCATCAACTAAGCAAATTGATTCTGGACCTGCAAGTGCAACAGATGGCCATGAATATCGTGTTCCAGGTTTTGTTCCCCTCAACAACAACCCTTCATATACAAGTGTACCACCTGATACTAAATGGTGGCTCCAGCTGCAGCCCAACTATGGTTCCCAAAGGGGTTCGTCAAATGAACAGTTAGATAACCTGGAGGCGGAGATGAATATCTGCGGAGCTGGTTTTGCAAGCTTAAATATCAAATCATGTCAAGTCCACTCAAAGAACGTCGGTGCATTAGTTACTAAGAATTCAAACTTAGAGCCCTCTTGTGCCACTGAAAGTAGAGTGTGTGCAAGTTTTATAAAGAAGGAACCTCTAGTTAACAAGCAAGATCTGAAGGCAGTGTATACGAAGAGCGTCCAAGAACCTGTTAGGGTGAAGGATGGTGAAGAATCTTATGAATTCATAGAAATGGATCATGTTGATAGTGCAAGTTTCAAAACATCCGATGTGTCGTGTTTTGATTCAGAGTCTCCATTTAGCGTGAGTGGAAAAAGTGATTTCTGGTGGAAAACTGCTGACAGTGTTGAATTAGCTTCTTTAGTTGCACAAAGATCAATTGATCTTGTTGAAAATTGCGATCTTCCCCAGCCTCAGACAATTCACATGAAGAGGGGTTTCCCCCAGTTTCAGACGACTCACATGAAAAGGGATCTTTCCCAGCCTCAGAAAAAAAACTTGAAGAGTGAAGCATATGCCTGTGTTGAGTCTTCTGATCATGCTAGGAGTATCAAACTATCTGGTGATCTGAAGCCTCAAAGTGCTGATCTCAATATTCCAACCGGTCATAAAAGTGGCAGCAGCACTTCAGGATGTGCATTTAGTAATGGTTCAGTTGAAGGAAGCTCAAAATATGGTATAGATAAGCCCATCAG GTATAACGCAACAAAAATAGGTCAAACTGAATCACAGATATCTGCTAAAGACCCAtgcaaggctcagattttggaAGCTTTGAGGCATTCTCAGACCCGTGCAAGGGAAGCAGAGATGGCCGCAAAGCAAGCATATGCCGAGAAAGAGCATGTTGTAAAGCTTATTTTCAGGCAGGCGTCGCAGCTGTTTGTGTATAAACAATGGTTACAGCTTTTGCAGCTAGAGAACTTCTACTACCAGATTAAGAGCAACAAAAACCATCCACTCTCTTCACTTTTACCGGAGGTGTTGCCATGGACGCCTCTAAAGATcaagaaaatatgtaaaaagGGCAATCGTTCCAAACAAGGACGTCCTGGATGTAACATTAGCCAGTATACTCTTATGTTTGCTTTAGGAATGAGTCTTGTAGGTGCTGGTTTGTTCTTGGGTTGGACCATCGGATGGATGCTGCTCCCAGCTTTGTAA
- the LOC108206656 gene encoding uncharacterized protein At4g00950 yields MTSRASSSPQLPLFSASPKLSAEPSGLSTPPLQTSASVPFLWEQEPGKPLPCTALITLPTHNKCLDLPPRLQPTEHSRLITKTPSPTTVLDGPYNVISSASFRLFSSSKRHDSFHTPFGPERLHMGRKGLFGNSWGQRYKSFKLKGSKEEIGSEASSVFSLSLDEKEDENESDVNRTSAKVKRPKFRRRGSFSTLSHVKSHFWTAMCTGIKHAIPWKSRKSKKQVHVV; encoded by the exons ATGACCTCCAGAGCAAGCTCCTCCCCACAACTCCCCCTATTCTCAGCCTCACCAAAGCTCTCAGCTGAGCCCTCAGGGCTCTCAACTCCACCCCTCCAAACTTCAGCCTCAGTTCCATTCCTGTGGGAACAAGAGCCTGGAAAGCCCCTCCCATGCACTGCCTTGATCACTCTACCAACCCACAACAAATGCCTAGACCTCCCTCCAAGGCTACAGCCCACAGAGCACTCTAGGCTAATTACCAAAACACCCTCCCCCACCACTGTTCTTGATGGCCCGTATAATGTCATCTCTTCAGCCTCATTCAGACTGTTCAGCAGCAGCAAGCGCCATGATTCTTTTCACACCCCTTTTGGTCCTGAGAGGCTTCACATGGGTAGAAAAGGTCTGTTTGGTAATTCTTGGGGCCAAAGATACAAGTCTTTCAAACTTAAGGGTAGCAAAGAGGAAATAGGGAGTGAGGCTAGTTCTGTCTTTTCACTGTCTTTGGAtgagaaagaagatgagaatGAGAGTGACGTCAACAGGACATCAGCAAAAGTGAAGAGGCCTAAATTTAGGAGGAGGGGAAGCTTTTCTACTTTGTCTCATGTCAAATCTCACTTTTGG ACAGCAATGTGCACGGGAATAAAGCACGCCATACCATGGAAGTCAAGAAAATCGAAGAAACAAGTTCACGTTGTCTAA